Proteins encoded by one window of Microtus pennsylvanicus isolate mMicPen1 chromosome 18, mMicPen1.hap1, whole genome shotgun sequence:
- the Sytl2 gene encoding synaptotagmin-like protein 2 isoform X2 — translation MIDLSFLTEEEQDAILKVLQRDAALKRTEEERVRHLPEKIKDDQQLKNMSGQWFYEAKAKRHRDRIHGADIIRASMRKKRLPVAGEQSKDTAMRAKESWVNNVNKDALLPPELAVAEEPEGDTAPAGPSSSVVDPASVVSDMSQQNTRNPAVSLPKQRKNPFNNSELPEDHSLPQTKNEQSKTGKAALFQNSKEDELSISKEKTYIPDSSQKVEKAIQPVSLAPENGSQIKPPIPKARKLLYKPKDLKTDDNQSFPRQRRDSLNAKGVPRGILKRNSSSSSTDSETLRLNFSFDQKSRSLSPGLTIHERISEKEPSLEDDSPTNLLEPFKHVRFSAVKDKFPQGPRPVLGQEVGEFTVLESDSLQNGTEDAGGLDKFQDHQKPSHRKPLSPYQSASSPSVSERETHQPTSFGSLPSDGFPCHSDFQPTRPQPVENSPIINDYQDKSPSLTRLESELSKSPADELTPCAVPEPSQTSDHSFRDHQQGKPLLLALGAQTSSRLGPYATETRKTTDDSISKVLDWFNRSSHTEGSMSSLQYLQGLDPRQQTDSEPQITVPLMTDNTCVKGDSKILPSTKIKRKPVRLDSTFQEEGHVLVSEACQDADAFLKSNSANRSQQGTPKEGPDTLQPFERYRIPSQRSVSMVCSQGSESTGEGCGTVSPNSSYLLSALKRSEAEPQVAWNPKRTGSLGKEESKFHVPQKSKGNTHVNVGTSAIVLDYNSKDDLEGQSKTRNTSILKPSLKPENGELPLGAADSGSSWRKPEGQEEAGEGPQNQVLRETYKSVSDRISFWEGEKVGAKIKAKEPTPSCGQEPSSAKAHKPAKSQVMFTGSSTPGQSEFGQVTAKEVVLDEDDQTPHLSCFYPSNKPKTTRPPTSGASKTYSSADQSDKVSPLHTTGDEMCHSSEKDRFVIDQSNASFKVLSLKERMGEPNIERAYHHSQFENLRKFWGLGANVNNTDNDETNTSANTQKSVPFDSQKSKEFDSMKSSRENTHIEEGRPLRQGHIMGAEEMETSNSKGIFQAPPDETAVPQKPPRKFTYHSAGNEPSKENVGKNMGCFVAPVIEETRDHSDQEIQESIVKTSVLPPVSKDTFNHRLQKLLAEGAVSATQTSGRSVQEQKALHVGVSETGSHKAGFNEEKEDVSGPKKTLKERVDEVVALPQVQQSSSVDQLLKEAARSSSTPLPSPLELATARPNSPSKDDRLFERWIERKHSPSGDQRGLIVPSPQGVETSEDTALTQKAERWNPEGQPQPAAERSFPPAQPFRCFEGVSNSSAAVSLTRNTRLVSQDGTLLSQEEISEAIEQVVLPSRPKETNVDAVLQRLLREAGEVKTTLPERVQTADRPSSSQRVSPPRTAVDAVVPDMDFPSFYTAPDTVLEGGSYLSAGMSPSEHLVRSSVSAVTQQVHEPLQEVVKTVRETLIQPKLECLEFRAGLEKLLKETLESSLSKEEDTETISPSAVTGRCEMSQQLASEFCPKEIQETVEKAEAPSVTQSAFDDGFEKLLKEMSEGPCQLGMSAKEDSKKQPSQAEQDRFLGKIPHLYQNAPGTSKMEVKCKGLESELNLGDKLLGGDEAVIGPSVDVRGYPHGFGVPERSQLYGDYEIETIETVQSVGDRGRERAVTESTWAPQEPDFEEAPEEVSVSRNKQPIALLESTGKPTAAMSKAESILAIPHKRQDKERRLEASSESEFSDGNTSSNGESWRNTSSEEEHSPVLRALGRSAARTMPSKSLDDISSDSANQAKVDNLPEDLVRSAEDDQKADQEPDTNECVPGISTAPSPPDNQFSHPDKLKRMSKSVPAFLQDESDDRETDTASESSYQLRRYKKSPSSLTNLSSSSGMTSLSSVSGSVMSVYSGDFGNLEVKGSVQFAVDYVESLRELHVFVAQCKDLAAADAKKQRSDPYVKTYLLPDKGKMGKKKTLVVKKSLNPVYNEILRYKVERQVLKTQKLNLSVWHRDTFKRNSFLGEVELDLETWDWDSKQNKQLKWYPLKRKTAPVALETENRGEMKLALQYVPEPNPGKKPPTTGEVHIWVKECLDLPLLRGSHLNSFVKCTILPDTSRKSRQKTRAVGKTTNPIFNHTMVYDGFRPEDLMEACVELTVWDHYKLTNQFLGGLRIGFGTGKSYGTEVDWMDSTSEEVALWEKMANSPNTWVEATLPLRMLLIAKISK, via the exons GCTGCCAGAAGATCACTCACTGCCACAAACCAAAAATGAACAGTCAAAAACTGGAAAAGCTGCTTTATTTCAGAACTCAAAAGAgg ATGAATTGTCAATATCAAAAGAAAAGACTTATATCCCAGATTCAAGTCAAAAGGTAGAGAAAGCAATACAACCCGTGTCCCTGGCACCTGAAAATGGGTCTCAAATCAAACCTCCAATCCCGAAGGCCAGAAAATTGCTCTACAAACCGAAGGACCTCAAGACAGATGATAACCAGTCTTTTCCTAGACAAAGGAGGGACTCCCTGAACGCGAAAGGGGTGCCAAGGGGGATCCTAAAgcgcaactccagctccagcagtaCGGACTCAGAAACTCTCCGCCTAAATTTCAGCTTTGATCAAAAGAGCAGAAGCCTATCCCCTGGCCTAACCATCCATGAGAGGATTTCTGAGAAGGAGCCGTCTTTAGAAGACGACTCGCCCACAAACTTGCTGGAGCCATTCAAACATGTGAGATTCTCCGCTGTGAAGGACAAATTTCCTCAGGGTCCTAGACCTGTTCTTGGCCAGGAAGTAGGAGAGTTCACTGTTTTAGAGTCTGACAGTTTGCAAAATGGAACAGAAGATGCTGGGGGCCTAGACAAGTTTCAAGATCACCAAAAGCCCTCCCACAGGAAACCTTTGTCTCCTTATCAGTCAGCGTCAAGCCCAAGTGTTTCAGAAAGGGAAACACACCAGCCAACGTCTTTTGGGTCTCTTCCAAGTGATGGGTTCCCTTGTCACTCCGACTTTCAACCCACAAGACCACAGCCTGTTGAGAATTCACCCATCATCAATGATTACCAAGATAAATCACCATCGCTAACAAGACTGGAATCAGAGTTGTCCAAAAGCCCTGCGG ATGAACTGACACCTTGCGCTGTGCCTGAGCCCTCTCAGACATCAGATCACAGCTTTAGAGACCATCAGCAAGGTAAGCCCCTTCTCCTGGCTCTCGGTGCCCAGACATCCTCGCGCTTGGGTCCGTATGCTACTGAGACAAGGAAGACAACCGATGATTCCATATCTAAAGTTCTAGACTGGTTTAACCGAAGTTCTCACACAGAGGGCAGTATGTCGTCCCTCCAGTATCTCCAGGGACTAGATCCCAGACAGCAAACAGACTCAGAACCACAGATTACTGTTCCCTTGATGACGGACAATACCTGTGTAAAAGGCGACTCAAAGATCCTGCCGTCCACTAAAATTAAACGGAAGCCTGTGAGATTGGATTCGACATTCCAAGAGGAGGGACATGTGCTGGTTTCTGAAGCTTGCCAAGATGCTGATGCATTTCTCAAATCTAACTCTGCAAATAGGTCCCAACAGGGCACCCCAAAGGAGGGTCCGGACACACTGCAACCGTTTGAAAGATACAGAATCCCAAGTCAAAGGAGTGTCAGTATGGTTTGTAGCCAAGGTTCAGAGAGTACTGGAGAAGGATGTGGGACAGTTAGTCCAAACAGTAGCTACCTCCTCAGTGCTCTGAAAAGATCTGAAGCAGAGCCCCAAGTTGCATGGAACCCAAAGCGTACTGGCAGCTTAGGTAAAGAAGAATCCAAATTTCATGTGCCCCAGAAAAGCAAAGGGAACACACATGTGAATGTTGGCACTTCTGCAATTGTTCTAGACTATAACTCGAAAGATGATCTGGAGGGCCAGAGCAAAACCAGGAACACTTCCATCCTAAAACCATCCCTAAAGCCAGAGAATGGTGAGTTGCCACTCGGTGCTGCTGACAGTGGATCTTCTTGGAGGAAGCCTGAAGGCCAGGAGGAAGCAGGTGAGGGTCCCCAAAACCAAGTGctgagagagacatacaagaGCGTGAGTGATAGAATATccttctgggaaggagaaaaggttGGAGCTAAGATAAAGGCAAAAGAACCCACACCTTCTTGCGGCCAGGAGCCATCTTCTGCCAAAGCACACAAGCCTGCCAAGTCACAGGTCATGTTCACGGGCAGTTCAACTCCAGGCCAGAGTGAATTTGGTCAAGTCACTGCTAAAGAAGTGGTCCTTGATGAGGATGACCAAACACCCCACCTCTCCTGTTTTTATCCCTCAAATAAACCTAAAACAACCAGACCCCCAACATCAGGTGCATCCAAAACCTATTCTTCAGCTGACCAGTCAGATAAAGTGTCTCCCCTTCACACTACTGGTGATGAAATGTGTCATTCTTCGGAGAAAGACAGATTTGTAATTGATCAATCAAATGCCAGCTTCAAAGTTCTGTCCCTAAAAGAAAGAATGGGTGAACCCAATATAGAACGAGCCTATCATCATTCTCAGTTTGAGAATTTGAGAAAGTTTTGGGGCCTGGGAGCCAATGTAAATAATACAGATAATGATGAGACTAATACTTCAGCAAATACACAGAAATCCGTGCCATTTGACAGCCAAAAATCCAAGGAGTTTGACAGCATGAAATCATCAAGAGAAAACACCCACATAGAAGAAGGGAGACCTTTAAGACAGGGACATATtatgggagctgaagagatggagacaTCAAATTCAAAGGGCATATTCCAAGCACCTCCAGATGAAACCGCAGTTCCACAAAAACCACCCAGAAAGTTCACCTATCATTCGGCAGGAAATGAGCCTTCCAAGGAAAATGTGGGGAAAAACATGGGGTGTTTTGTTGCTCCAGTAATAGAAGAGACAAGGGATCACTCAGATCAAGAAATTCAAGAATCCATAGTGAAAACAAGCGTTTTGCCTCCTGTCTCTAAAGACACGTTCAATCACAGGCTACAGAAGTTGTTGGCAGAAGGTGCGGTTTCAGCAACCCAGACTTCTGGCAGGAGCGTTCAAGAACAGAAAGCCCTCCACGTAGgtgtttctgaaacagggtctcataaAGCAGGTTTTAACGAGGAAAAGGAAGATGTCTCGGGGCCCAAGAAGACCCTCAAGGAGCGTGTAGATGAAGTGGTAGCACTTCCACAGGTTCAACAGAGCTCCAGTGTAGACCAACTCCTGAAGGAAGCAGCTAGATCTTCATCCACTCCCTTGCCATCCCCATTGGAACTTGCAACCGCTAGGCCCAACTCCCCATCTAAAGATGACAGGTTGTTTGAAAGGTGGATAGAACGGAAGCACAGTCCTTCAGGAGATCAGAGAGGGCTAATAGTTCCCTCTCCACAGGGTGTTGAAACTTCGGAAGATACAGCTCTCACCCAGAAGGCTGAACGTTGGAACCCAGAAGGCCAGCCTCAGCCGGCTGCAGAAAGGTCTTTTCCCCCAGCTCAGCCTTTCCGTTGTTTTGAGGGTGTTTCCAATTCTTCAGCAGCTGTGTCTTTAACTCGGAATACTCGTCTTGTGTCCCAGGATGGCACATTGCTTTCTCAGGAGGAAATTTCAGAGGCTATAGAGCAAGTTGTTCTTCCCTCCAGACCAAAGGAGACGAACGTAGATGCTGTCTTACAGAGGCTCCTTAGGGAAGCTGGAGAAGTGAAAACCACACTTCCTGAGAGAGTGCAAACAGCAGATAGACCCTCAAGTTCTCAGAGAGTGAGTCCCCCACGGACTGCTGTGGATGCTGTTGTTCCAGACATGGACTTCCCTTCCTTTTACACAGCTCCTGATACAGTTCTTGAAGGTGGATCTTACTTATCTGCTGGAATGTCACCGTCAGAACATCTCGTTAGGTCATCTGTCTCTGCTGTCACTCAGCAAGTCCATGAGCCTCTTCAGGAAGTGGTAAAGACAGTGAGGGAAACCCTTATTCAGCCCAAGTTGGAGTGCCTTGAATTTAGGGCTGGCTTGGAAAAACTACTGAAGGAAACATTAGAAAGTTCCCTGTCGAAAGAAGAGGATACAGAGACTATTTCTCCATCAGCTGTAACAGGCAGGTGTGAGATGTCCCAGCAACTTGCTTCTGAATTCTGTCctaaagaaatccaagaaactGTAGAGAAGGCTGAGGCTCCATCAGTAACTCAGAGTGCCTTTGATGATGGTTTTGAGAAACTTCTTAAAGAGATGTCTGAAGGACCTTGTCAGCTCGGGATGTCAGCTAAAGAAGACAGTAAGAAGCAGCCTTCACAGGCAGAGCAAGACAGGTTCTTGGGGAAAATCCCCCATCTTTATCAGAATGCCCCAGGAACCTCTAAGATGGAGGTTAAGTGTAAAGGGTTGGAATCTGAACTCAACCTTGGTGATAAATTATTAGGAGGAGATGAAGCTGTGATTGGTCCATCAGTAGATGTTCGGGGTTACCCACATGGGTTTGGAGTCCCTGAACGCTCCCAACTTTATGGAGACTATGAAATAGAGACTATTGAAACAGTCCAATCTGTAGGGGACAGGGGCAGAGAAAGGGCTGTTACAGAAAGCACATGGGCTCCCCAGGAACCCGACTTTGAAGAAGCTCCTGAGGAAGTTAGCGTGTCCAGAAATAAGCAACCCATTGCTCTCCTGGAATCAACAGGAAAACCTACAGCAGCAATGAGTAAAGCTGAATCGATCCTAGCAATACCACATAAGAGACAAGATAAAGAGCGGAGACTAGAAGCAAGCTCTGAATCTGAGTTCTCAGATGGGAACACCAGCTCTAACggggagagctggagaaataCCA GTTCAGAAGAAGAGCACAGCCCTGTTCTGAGAGCTTTGGGAAGGAGCGCGGCTAGGACAATGCCTTCCAAAAGTCTCGACGACATTTCATCAGACTCAGCAA ATCAAGCAAAAGTAGATAATCTGCCGGAAGACTTAGTACGTAGTGCTGAAGATG ATCAAAAGGCAGACCAGGAACCAGATACAAATGAGTGTGTGCCAGGAA TTTCCACAGCGCCTTCCCCGCCTGACAATCAGTTTTCCCACCCTGACAAACTCAAAAGGATGAGCAAGTCTGTTCCAGCGTTTCTTCAAGATGAG AGTGATGACAGAGAAACAGATACTGCATCCGAGAGCAGTTACCAGCTCAGGAGATACAAGAAGAGCCCGAGCTCATTAACCAATCTTAGCAGCTCCTCTGGCATGACGTCCTTGTCCTCT GTGAGTGGCAGTGTGATGAGCGTTTATAGTGGGGACTTCGGCAACCTCGAAGTAAAAGGAAGTGTTCAGTTCGCCGTCGACTACGTGGAGTCCCTGAGAGAGCTGCATGTTTTTGTGGCCCAGTGTAAGGACTTAGCAGCAGCCGATGCTAAGAAACAGCGCTCAGACCC ATACGTAAAGACCTATCTGTTACCAGACAAAGGCAAAATGGGCAAGAAGAAAACACTCGTCGTGAAGAAGAGCTTGAATCCTGTGTACAATGAGATATTGCGG TATAAAGTTGAAAGGCAAGTTTTAAAGACGCAGAAGCTGAACCTGTCCGTCTGGCATCGGGATACATTTAAGCGCAACAGCTTCCTGGGGGAGGTGGAACTTGACTTGGAAACGTGGGACTGGGACAGCAAACAGAACAAGCAGCTGAAGTGGTACCCTCTCAAGAGGAAG aCAGCACCGGTTGCCcttgagacagaaaacagagGGGAAATGAAGCTAGCTCTCCAATATGTTCCAGAGCCAAATCCAG GCAAAAAGCCTCCTACAACTGGAGAAGTCCACATCTGGGTGAAGGAATGCCTTGATTTGCCACTGCTGAGGGGGAGCCACCTAAATTCTTTTGTTAAATG TACCATCCTTCCAGACACCAGTAGAAAAAGTCGACAGAAGACTAGAGCCGTAGGAAAGACCACCAACCCCATCTTCAATCACACCATGGTGTACGACGGGTTCAGGCCTGAAGATCTGATGGAAGCCTGTGTTGAACTCACAGTCTGGGACCACTATAAACTAACCAACCAGTTTCTGGGGGGTCTCCGGATCGGCTTCGGAACAG GAAAAAGCTACGGGACTGAAGTGGACTGGATGGATTCTACTTccgaggaagttgctctctgggAGAAGATGGCAAATTCTCCCAACACTTGGGTTGAAGCTACGCTGCCCCTCAGGATGCTTCTGATTGCCAAGATTTCCAAATGA
- the Sytl2 gene encoding synaptotagmin-like protein 2 isoform X14, with product MSKSVPAFLQDESDDRETDTASESSYQLRRYKKSPSSLTNLSSSSGMTSLSSVSGSVMSVYSGDFGNLEVKGSVQFAVDYVESLRELHVFVAQCKDLAAADAKKQRSDPYVKTYLLPDKGKMGKKKTLVVKKSLNPVYNEILRYKVERQVLKTQKLNLSVWHRDTFKRNSFLGEVELDLETWDWDSKQNKQLKWYPLKRKTAPVALETENRGEMKLALQYVPEPNPGKKPPTTGEVHIWVKECLDLPLLRGSHLNSFVKCTILPDTSRKSRQKTRAVGKTTNPIFNHTMVYDGFRPEDLMEACVELTVWDHYKLTNQFLGGLRIGFGTGKSYGTEVDWMDSTSEEVALWEKMANSPNTWVEATLPLRMLLIAKISK from the exons ATGAGCAAGTCTGTTCCAGCGTTTCTTCAAGATGAG AGTGATGACAGAGAAACAGATACTGCATCCGAGAGCAGTTACCAGCTCAGGAGATACAAGAAGAGCCCGAGCTCATTAACCAATCTTAGCAGCTCCTCTGGCATGACGTCCTTGTCCTCT GTGAGTGGCAGTGTGATGAGCGTTTATAGTGGGGACTTCGGCAACCTCGAAGTAAAAGGAAGTGTTCAGTTCGCCGTCGACTACGTGGAGTCCCTGAGAGAGCTGCATGTTTTTGTGGCCCAGTGTAAGGACTTAGCAGCAGCCGATGCTAAGAAACAGCGCTCAGACCC ATACGTAAAGACCTATCTGTTACCAGACAAAGGCAAAATGGGCAAGAAGAAAACACTCGTCGTGAAGAAGAGCTTGAATCCTGTGTACAATGAGATATTGCGG TATAAAGTTGAAAGGCAAGTTTTAAAGACGCAGAAGCTGAACCTGTCCGTCTGGCATCGGGATACATTTAAGCGCAACAGCTTCCTGGGGGAGGTGGAACTTGACTTGGAAACGTGGGACTGGGACAGCAAACAGAACAAGCAGCTGAAGTGGTACCCTCTCAAGAGGAAG aCAGCACCGGTTGCCcttgagacagaaaacagagGGGAAATGAAGCTAGCTCTCCAATATGTTCCAGAGCCAAATCCAG GCAAAAAGCCTCCTACAACTGGAGAAGTCCACATCTGGGTGAAGGAATGCCTTGATTTGCCACTGCTGAGGGGGAGCCACCTAAATTCTTTTGTTAAATG TACCATCCTTCCAGACACCAGTAGAAAAAGTCGACAGAAGACTAGAGCCGTAGGAAAGACCACCAACCCCATCTTCAATCACACCATGGTGTACGACGGGTTCAGGCCTGAAGATCTGATGGAAGCCTGTGTTGAACTCACAGTCTGGGACCACTATAAACTAACCAACCAGTTTCTGGGGGGTCTCCGGATCGGCTTCGGAACAG GAAAAAGCTACGGGACTGAAGTGGACTGGATGGATTCTACTTccgaggaagttgctctctgggAGAAGATGGCAAATTCTCCCAACACTTGGGTTGAAGCTACGCTGCCCCTCAGGATGCTTCTGATTGCCAAGATTTCCAAATGA